The region GCCGGCCGGCCGGCCTCGCCCGGCTGGGCCCCGTGTCCCCGTGACGCGGAGACCGGGGCCCGGCGCGGTCAGCCGGCCGCCGGGTCGGCGGCGGCGAGGCGGCGCAGGGCGACCTCGGCCAGCAGCGCGGCGCCGTCGGGCAGCACCGAGTCGTCGAAGGCCGCGTCCGGGGCGTGGTTGCCGGGGGCGGTGGCCGGGTCGCGGCCGGGCGGGCAGGCGCCGAGGCCGGTCATCACGCCGGGGATCTCGGCGAGCACCCGGCCGATGTCGTCGGAGACCAGCGCGGGACGGCCGCCGCGCAGGAAGCGCTCGGCGCCGAAGAGGTCGGCCACGGCCGCGCCGACCAGATCGGCCTCGGCGCCGTCGTTCACGGTCGCCGGGTACCCGGCGGTGTACTCGGCCCGTACCTCCAGGTCGTGGGCCGCGCCGATGCCGTGCGCGATGCGCTCGGCGACCGCCGCGAGCCGGGCCAGCGTGTCGTCGGACAGCGCGCGCAGCGTCGCCTCGATCCGGGCCTGCGCGGGCACGATGTTGGGCCGGGTGCCGGCGTGCACGCTGCCGACAGTGAGCACCACCGGATCGAACGGGTCGAAGCGGCGGGCCGGCACCGCGCTGAGCGCGGTGACGAGTTCGGCGACCGCCGGGATCGGGTCACGGGCGCGGTGCGGCCAGGCGCCGTGGCCGCCGGCGCCGTGGAAGGTGACGGTCAGGGTGCCGTTGGCGGCCAGCGCGGGTCCCGCGGTGTTGCTGAACTGCCCGGCCGGCGCGGACGCGCTGGAGTGCAGGGCGTAGGCGGCGACCGGGCGGCTGCCGGTGGTGTCGAGCAGCCCCTCCTCCAGCATCAGCCGCGCCCCGTCGTGGCCCTCCTCTCCCGGCTGGAACATCAGCAGGACGTCGCCCGCGAACCGGTCCCGCCGGGCGGCCAGCAGGTGCGCGGCGCCGACCAGCATCGCGGCGTGCTGGTCGTGGCCGCAGGCGTGCCGGGGGCCGTCGGGGAACGGCAGCGCGTCCAGGTCGGCCCGCAGCAGCACGGTCGGCCCGGGCCGCGCGCCGGACACGACGCCGACCACGGAGGTCAGCGCCGTGCCGGTGCGCAGCTCCAGGCCGAGGCCGTCGAGCGCGCCGAGGACGGCCTGCTGGGTGCGGGGCAGGTGCAGGCCGGTCTCGGGGTGGTCGTGGACGTCGTGCCGCAGCCGGTCGAGTTCCAGCGAACGGGCGTCCTCCAGCAGGCCGTTCATCCCGCGCTGCCCCGCAGCGCGGGCAGCACCGTCTCGGCGATCCGGTACGCCTCCTCCAGCAGGGGGTTGCCGGACAGGATGAAGGTGTCCACGCCCAGGTCCTGGAATTCCCTGAGCCGCTCCACGACCTGCTCGGTGCTGCCGACGACGGCGGTGCCGGGTCCGGGGCGGAACAGGCTCATGCCCGGCCACAGGTTCGGGTGCTTGACCAGCTCCCGCGCGTGCGCGGGCACCCGGCCGCCGTGCTGGCGGAACTGCCGCGCCCAGCCCTCGCCGTCCTTGCCCTCCGGGTCGCCGAGCATCCGGGTGTACGTGGCCTGGCTGGTGACGTCGAGCAGCCGGTCGGCGGCGGCCCACGCCTCGTCCTCGGTGTCCCGGACGATCAGGTGCAGCCGCAGGCCGAGCCGCAGTTCGCGGCCGTAGTGCGCGGCGCGCTCGCGCACCCGGTCCAGCTTCTCCTTCAGCAGGTGCGGCGGTTCGCCCCAGGTGAGGTAGACGTCGACGTGCTCGGCGGCCATCTCGATGCCCGGCGCGGAGGACCCGCCGAACCACAGCGGGGTGTGCGCCCCGCCCTGGATGGGGGTCAGTTCGCGCAGCGAGGCGCCGGCGTTGGCCAGTTCGTAGAACCGGCCCTTGTGGTCGAAGACCTGGCCGGCGGTGAGCCGCTTGACGATGTCCCAGTATTCGGCGCTGAGTTCGTAGCGCTCGTCGTGTTCGAGGTGCAGCCCGGCCTGGCGCAGCGCTTCGGTGGACCCGTTGACGACGTTGAAACGCAGCCGGTCGGGGCCGAAGAGATGGGCGAAGCTCAGCGCCATCTTGGCGAGCATGGTGGGGGAGATCAGCCCGGGGTGCACCGCGAGCAGCGGCTTGAACGAGGGGCGGGTGACCGCGGCGACCGCGCTGGCCAGCGGCCACACGTCGTAGAGGTCGGTGGCGAACAGCGCGCCGTCGTAGCCCAGCCGGTCGACCGCGACGCCCAGTTGCTGGAGGTAGGCCAGGTCGATGCTCCGCCGGCCGGCGGGCTCCCACGGGTAGGCGCCCTCGCGCGGAATGATGTACCAGAGGATTTCGGGGGTGGGCACGGTCACTTCTCCGGGGATTCGGGGGCTTCGAGGGCCTGCGCGGCG is a window of Streptomyces sp. NBC_01477 DNA encoding:
- a CDS encoding M20 metallopeptidase family protein, whose protein sequence is MNGLLEDARSLELDRLRHDVHDHPETGLHLPRTQQAVLGALDGLGLELRTGTALTSVVGVVSGARPGPTVLLRADLDALPFPDGPRHACGHDQHAAMLVGAAHLLAARRDRFAGDVLLMFQPGEEGHDGARLMLEEGLLDTTGSRPVAAYALHSSASAPAGQFSNTAGPALAANGTLTVTFHGAGGHGAWPHRARDPIPAVAELVTALSAVPARRFDPFDPVVLTVGSVHAGTRPNIVPAQARIEATLRALSDDTLARLAAVAERIAHGIGAAHDLEVRAEYTAGYPATVNDGAEADLVGAAVADLFGAERFLRGGRPALVSDDIGRVLAEIPGVMTGLGACPPGRDPATAPGNHAPDAAFDDSVLPDGAALLAEVALRRLAAADPAAG
- a CDS encoding LLM class flavin-dependent oxidoreductase, coding for MTVPTPEILWYIIPREGAYPWEPAGRRSIDLAYLQQLGVAVDRLGYDGALFATDLYDVWPLASAVAAVTRPSFKPLLAVHPGLISPTMLAKMALSFAHLFGPDRLRFNVVNGSTEALRQAGLHLEHDERYELSAEYWDIVKRLTAGQVFDHKGRFYELANAGASLRELTPIQGGAHTPLWFGGSSAPGIEMAAEHVDVYLTWGEPPHLLKEKLDRVRERAAHYGRELRLGLRLHLIVRDTEDEAWAAADRLLDVTSQATYTRMLGDPEGKDGEGWARQFRQHGGRVPAHARELVKHPNLWPGMSLFRPGPGTAVVGSTEQVVERLREFQDLGVDTFILSGNPLLEEAYRIAETVLPALRGSAG